The window TATCTCTGCCCTGTGAGGTGAAGTTGTCATGCGGCGAACCTGCAGAATTCCAGATGCTAGCATGTTTTACTATTTCATCCTATGGTTAAGCAGATAAAGGCACAGTCCCTGATGATATATAATACAAGCTCAAGGTTTAGTCAAAATAAGACAATAAATTTATGCTTGTTAACCTGAACCATACGTTTGCAGGCCATCTACTTGTGTAAATTATACTGAATGAAATTTCCAAACTACATTTCTTCAAAGAGCATCTGCTTGTAATCACAAGTCTCAGAAATAGATATATCAACAAACAAAGGAATGTAGATACTTCAAAAATTCAAATCTGCAAGGATTGATTGGAGGCCAAATTAAGCAGAAACTTCTGAATGGTGCCAGTGAGCGAAGATTATTCAATAACTTGTAATTCCATTTTAAGTGTTTCACACCTAGTTGTTGCTTTAGAAATGCTATATTTATGATTTCTCACCTGTTTTTTTCCCCAAAATCCTTGGGTCTAGAAAGATGAACAACAAATAAGAGAGCCAtggatttaatataataatattgtaCAAGAACAGTCTCACATTGGGTGAGATATAACTCTTGTCCTTTTTCAAGCAAAGCATAGTGTACACAAAGACATCAGACTCATCAACCACTAAGACAAATTCTTGGCTACTTTCCGGGGCAAAGTCTACATGGCTGCTGACTTGGATTGTGACATGATATCCTCCCTCTATCTAGTTCAtaactataaataaaatattgtagAATCTAGTTGGAGCACCCTTTAGTTCATAGCCAAATATTTATCATGTATCAACTTTCCACACATTAATTCTGAAGGAAAATTTCAATTTATCATAAGTGTAGACTTTGACCAGTCTTAAGGCATTTATCCAATCATTTCTTTACACATCTTCTAGGCTTCATTAAAGATCTGCAGCCTATTTATCTTCCAATTTTATGTTAAATTGGTGTTACTCTGTATTGTTAACTGTAGCAGGAAGGAACCCAATAAAACCCTTTGAATTACCAACCTCCCTTTTCTATTCCCCAGTGCTGCAATGTGGCAATCTTTTCACCTTCCCCTGAATAATTATATAACAAATATGGGACAGAAATACCTAACAAGTGCAACTGACTTACTATACATAGAAAACATCATAATATCAGATGTTGTGAAACTAAAACTATATAATAAGCCAAAAACCATACAAAACCTCTAGTTCTCATAAGATCCATAAATTCCAGTTTGTTTAATCTATTCTGATCACCAGAATACTCAAACCACTTTTTGTTTAATGGccatcttgattctaacaatcaaCTAATGCATTCCCTCGAATGAAAGATAGCATTAAAAACTTAGCATTTCAAGTACATAGCAAACCAGCCACAGTATTCTACAAATGGAACTGTGAAAGAATGTTTCAACCTTCAGTGATTTGCAAACATGATGAAAAAAAacacaataaaaataattaagctTCGAATCCAATAAGAAGAATCTAATCCCCCTTCAACTTTTTGACTGCACATTTGACAGAAAGGGAACCCAATATTTAATTTTGTGGTTAGAGTTCAATTTACTGTTGACAACAAATAAGAGAACTTCTGTTCATGTTGCCAGCTACAATAAGCTTGCATCAACATGAATTACTATGCTTTCATATTGTTAATCAGAAGTTCAGAACAGATAACTGCACTATGCAACACTAATTACTATCTACATGTCAAATATAGTACATTCATTATATAATCAAGATAACTATTATGTCTACTGTTATATCGAGCCCCTAATCTCGAGGAAGTGTGCATGCAAAGAATGTTCTCGAGGACtaaattttgaaaattattttcaatcatcTGCAAAATTAAATAGTCAGATGGAGTACTAATCATGTTTACCTCCCAAGATAATGCATGTGGCCGGCGATGATCAGCCTTTACAATAATTGGATTTCCATCTCTCGATGATTGTGAGGAGGCTTTAGTGTTCTCAAAATGCCCGACTCTACATTTCAGTTCTCTAAAATCAGATGTGGCTTCTTCAAGAACAAGAATAGCTTCATCCATCTGTTCCATATCACACTCCAATTCACAGAGAAGGTAAAGTTCATCAACTGCTCTATTCAGGTTTTCAAAGAGAAAGCACCAAAGCCTTTGCCTAAACCTTTCTTTGCTCTCCCCAGGTTCACCATCAGCAAGACCCGTCCCGACTGTTAAGCCATCACTAAGCTCATTATGACTTTCAATGACAGTTGTAGTTGGAACATGCACCGAAGCTTCAACACCACTCTTCAGGTGTGTAACACCATTTCCCAGATCAAGTATCATGGATGCATTGATGTTAGTATCTGATAATTTGGATGTGTCAAAGACCCCATCCTTGGACTGAAGGTGAGGTTCCCGATGTGTCGTTTGGACAACTCCTTGAACAGGTGATGCAGGAGAGTTTCCAATCATCATATCACTCGAAACCATGTCACctccagttttacatgttgatttgACAACATCATCAAGGTTTATGTTCAAACTATGAATAGCATCAGTCTGATTGACGATCCCCACCTCTATCTCTTCAGAAGGAAACTCTTTGACCTCTTTCCAAGTCAATTCAATAGGTTCTCTGTGTATATCTGAAGCTAAAATTTGTGCAGGAAGTTGTTCTACATGTGCAGAGGACTCCATAACCCTTCCCTCTTGAAGAGGATCGTGGGTTGATAGATGTAATATTGATTCCATTTCAGAATTTCCAAGTTCCTGTAAGTTACTAGAGGCAGAATCACCACCTGCAGCCTTCACAGGAGCACTTCTATATTCAGAAGAGTCATGCAACTTTAAAGCAACATCTTCAAGATCACCCCACTTAATTTTTGCAACATTGTTGAATGTTTCATGTGTGGACACTTTCTCGACTGTTGTAACCCCAACTTTGAAATCTGTTGCTCTGACCTCAAGACTTTCGCTCTCCTGGACAACCAGTTCATCAATGCAGACCTTATCATGGTCTGTTTTTGATGAAGGGGTAACGTCAACAGCAGCAACAACCTTTAAAGAACAATCAAGTGCCAATTTAGATGGTAAGAATTGTAGTCTGCTGTCAGAGTTCCCAGTCTCATCATCGGTGGATGAATAATAGTGAGGAGAGAAGGTGTTGTTTAAAGATCCTCCAGTAGCTTTCTGGATCGTAAGCTTTCTGCTAGTTCTATGTTTCTGTAAAAGTGATAATAATGATGAGAAGTCAAGTGACTCTATCTTCACATCTTAATTTCAAAATGTTCTCAAGGATCCTAAAGCATTGAATTCACTCATATGAACTGACATAACAAGGTCAGCCACACCTAACATATGCTGAAATTTGTTTTGGGATTATGTGGATTTCTTTTGGGTTTATGCTGCAAACATTTCAGTAGCCATTCACAAAAAGCTCCAGCTGAGATACACAAGGATAACTTGGGTTCCATTGTTTTATTTTCCGTAAGCATCATTCTTAAGACTCCGATTTAAAACAGCATCGTAATTTAAAGAGTCAGAAAATTCCACAGAAGATCAAACAAATCCCGCAATACACGAATACAAAATATAAAATGACGAATAGAAGGAGAAACGCAGTACCTTCTTCACCTCGAACCATCCAGTATCCTTGTCATCACCTACTTGTGTATTGCTTTCCATCATCAAACGATCGCTGATATATCTCCCTTTCTTGATTCGCCAAAAAGTAAACTAAATTACATGAAGTTTTCATCTTGACCCCTAAAAATCGACATTCAAGAACCCTACATACGAAAGCATAAAAGATCCCCAATAGATTCACGCTTATCGAACTAAAATCTTAGTAAACCCTAATATCTTATAGCGAGATCAAGAGAAAAAATGAGTCATTTGCTTCCAAATCCATTTGCCGACGGAAATTCGATCAGGAAACGACTAGAAAGATACAATAGAGATCAAATGAAACAGAAAGAATGGCGATTGAGGTTCAGATGATCAACGATACTTCCCCCGATATTCATCCGCCCAACTACATTGATCCAATCCAAGTGGGGGAAGCTCCTCTCCTACTCGAAAAAAAGGGGCAAAGGTTGAATTTTTGGCGATCGGATGCGCATGGTTCGTCGATGACAGTCGGATTGATGCGACGAACCGGCGATTCTTTCTCCGAATTCCGCAACGGCAGATACGATTCCAGTTTGGTTGCTATTTTATAGCTGACAGCCGAGAACAAGTAGCCTCCCACCGTAAAGCGGCAGGCCACCAATATCAAAGATTTGGAGGGACCTTGATGAAACATATATGGACGGCCGCGATCTCATCTCGACACGGTCTTGGCGGTGGACAAGGTTGCGAATAAATGATCCTTTTAATGATTTATACTACCCGATGTAACACTTCATCTCACCGATTAAAAATGGCCATTATTATAATCGGCATCACTCGTCGGAGTACGGtttatttttcagaattattTTTCTAATTAGAAAGCAAAACGCTTTaatgaaagaaatattttttggCGGATATATCATATAACCCTCAAAGGTTGTCCACATTACGTGTGTTTCATATCATGGACATCGTCTCCACGTAATCATGCATTTCATTTATTACTGGTTCGTCTAATCATCTGGTGCAGTTAACCCGTCTGGCCTCGGGGCTCACACCAACATCCCGTTCACGTTCATGTTCGACTccaccaccctctctctctctctctctctctctctctctctctctctctctctctctttctctcctgcCAAACTCCAACAACGAATTCCATTCCCTCGAACAAACATGACATCAGAAGCAAGAATTTGAGACACTGCAGTCACTCATTAGATGTTTCAAGCATTCGTGGTGGGGATTTCCATTAACTCAAACAAAGATGAAGTCAGAAGCATGGAGTTCATGCACTGCGGTCATTGCAACAACGAAGGAATTAAAAGATATTATTAAATGGAATAGAGAGCAGAGAAATATGAAGCAGCAACAATGGACTCTCATCGCAGGATCAGTGTCCAATGTACATATGGACATGAACGGCGAGGAGGAAGACAGCAACCAGAGCGAAGTAGATGATGGAGTGGACCACGATGGAGATGCCGCTGGTCTGCAAGTTGCCGAACTCGATCAAGCGGCTCTTGCCGGGGGCCTGGAACACGAGGCCCGGCGTGAGAAGAACGAACAGTATCACTGCCATGAACACTGGCCCCCAGTCTgccatctcttcctcctcctcctcctcctcctcctactcccaATGCTGATGCTCTATATGAGAGGCGATGAGGGGGGGGTAGGGGGTGAGGAAAGTGGTGGAAAGCTTCATGGGAATGGAATCAAGGCAGCTGGGGGAGAGATCCAAAACCCCTGCACCAAGGTCACCACCCACGCCTCACCGAACCACCTCATGTTCTTCCCTGCACTTGCTTGGCTTTACTTCTCCACCATTGTTGTCTCAACCCACCACCTGCAATTGCATGGCTCGCTTTGTCTTCCTCCTCTTGTGGGAGCACTGCAAAAGCGAGTTAAAGTTCTCTCGACCCTACTTAATGCATGCATTTTTCAACCAGAAGAAATCCATATTCTCCTTTTGCATTCGCCACCTTACTCGTGGAAAAAGATACTACCAAATAAATGTCATTAGCTAGAACTATGATCGATGAACGTTATTATACTCCCTGTCACCACCAATATCCATGAATAAATGCATCACATAATTCACTATAACAGGCCGCATAATTGTTCATACATCGATGAGGATGGTATTCTTATACAGCTTCAACTACATTAACTATTGTTTTGTATCTTAACGTACTATTTAGGGAAGAGAAATAAAAAGGTGATGTAAAGTGGAAACCGGACAAAAGTGGGGGCCAAGCAAGGAATAAAAATTGTATACGGCCCATAACGGGCCCATATACGGCCCAACCCAAACCCTCACCTTAAAGTTCATGATATCCAAATACCATAAAAATGTTTAATGAGTTGTATGCCCAATATATGATGCAGGCTTGTGACAGATTATTTTATTGATTCCGAAGAACCCTAGTCAAGATTTCATTCTTCAGAACAGCTGTTTCTTGTCAGCTGATGGCATGGACAAAATCCAGCTGAGTCAGTGCCAGTCCAACTATAACCATGTTGCATCATGTGGTTTGAGTTCTAAAACAATGGTTTGGATCCTCCTCCCCATTGCATTCCAATGGGCGgactaagaaatatatatatatatatatatatacacatttttTACCTTTGTAAAGAAATAATTAATTAGATACTTTCTTCCTGTACAGAAAGGCTGTGATGGAAAAAGATCAGAGGGGAAAACAGTTGGCCTCATCCGATGTGGGGCGGCACAAGTTTGGAGTTTCCTCCATGAACATTGGCATCCTTCACTGGCACCGTCAATCCGTGGTCTACAAATCAATCATGTGGGCCGCAGAGGTTTCTCACCGCAAGCAAAATCTAATGTCTAAAGAATTGATCTTGTCATGCAATTTCCAGTGTTGGATTTCTGTAATGGCATACTGTTCACTGTTGGTCTCTGTCCTCGTGGTCTTTGACCATTTGGCCTCTTCCTCGGCATCATCTGCTCGTAACACTCCATGAAACCAAAATTAGGCTTTCTCGATTTGTGCAGAAGCAACCTACCCTGTATCGTTCACCGTGTCCTTGCGGTAGTGTCACTCTCTTCCTACTTTACCTTCTTCGTTTGATGCTGCTCTCCTCGTCCCTCAATCTCTTCTGCCTCTGCCACTGATCCATCATCTTGAACTCTGCTAAGCTGCCAGGACTGAGAAAGCTTTCTCACGATGTCTTTGGTGCATAGAAAAGCTCTGCTCCAGAGAAGAATTTAGAAGATCCGTGGAGTTCAGGCAAGATTTCAAAGATCTGTTCTAGCTGCAGAGAGGCTACCATACCATGCAAGGATCCGAGCACCAGCTCCGCGTTCTTCTCTTTCTCATCGTCGCCTCGCTCCTCCACCACCCCTGCTGTTCCGATGCAGCAAGGCGGCCAATTAAGAGCGTTGTGGTGCTGGTCTTGGAGAACAGGTCCTTCGACCACATGCTTGGCTGGATGAAGCAGTCCATCAACCCATCCATCGACGGCCTCACGGGTAGAGAATGCAATCCTCACTCCACTGATGACCCCAAGTCTCAGCTCATCTGTGTCTCCGACGACGCGCAGTTCGTCGACCCGGATCCAGGCCACTCCTTCGAGGATGTCGTGCAACAAGTGTTTGGCTCCGGTGCCGTTCCTTCCATGTCCGGTTTCGTTCAGCAGGCGCTGACCATCTCGCGGAACCTGTCGAGCACTGTCATGAAGGGGTTCAACCCCGAGAGCGTCCCGGTCTTCGCAGCCTTGGTACAAGAATTCGCGGTGTTCGATCGTTGGTTCTCGTCGATTCCCGGGCCAACGCAGCCCAACAGGCTGTTCGTGTACTCGGCAACCTCCCACGGCGCGATACGCCATGACAAGTTCAACCTACTTTTGGGCTATCCACAGAAGACCATCTTCGACTCGCTCCAAGAAGATGGACTGGACTTTGGTATCTACTTCAAGAACATACCCACTACTCTGTTCTACAGGAATTTGAGGAGGTTGAAGTACATTTCCAAGTTCCATTTCTTCTCGACATTCAAGGATCACGCGAGGAGAGGGAAGCTGCCAAGCTTGAGTGTTATAGAGCCGAGGTACTTTGATTTGTTGGAGCATCCAGCGGATGACGATCACCCTTCTCATGATGTTGCTAATGGACAGAAGTTGGTGAAGGAGGTGTATGAAGCACTGAGGTCAAGCCCGCAGTGGAATGAGAGCCTTTTGATAATTACTTATGATGAGCATGGGGGCTTTTATGATCATGTTGCGACACCTTATGAGGGTGTTCCAAATCCAGATGGAATTATGGGACCAGATCCTTTCTTCTTTAAGTTTGACAGATTGGGAGTTCGAATTCCGACAATTATGGTTTCTCCTTGGATCAAGAAAGGAACAGGTATGCTCTTCTGTCTTGAATAAGATCTATTATGGCTATTTACGATCCCACATTCTCAAATAGAAGAGCAAAGCATGTGTTTTCTTCTCTGTATCGTAGTTTAAGTAGTTTCTGTAGAAGAAAGCTAGTTACCTACCTGTAATTTGCttgtttgtcgaaaagaaggtttTTTTTCTGTAAGCAGTTGATCGTTTGCCATCATCTGTTTTCCCGAGTGAAATGAACATGGGAGGTCATATTTACTTCGGTGAAATGGTCCCGATATGTCTTATTTTCATGGTATTAGTGGTATTTATTGTTTGGTTGCCTCTCTTGCCATTTGAATACTACTTACAGTTTGGGGGTCTAAATTTGGGCAGTGATGAGCAGACCACATGGACCAAGTTCAACCTCAGAATTCGAGCACTCATCGATTCCTGCAACCATAAAGAAATTGTTCAAACTTAAATCAGATTTCTTGACGAAGAGGGATGCATGGGCTGGCACCTTCGAAGACATTGTGGGACATTTAACCTCGCCTAGAACAGATTGTCctggtatgcttgttaaaatgtcCTTTTATTTCCTCAACTTTTGGTCCTCTGATACTGCATATAACAGTTATTTTCAGCTTTCGAATAAGTCTGAATTTGCTTACAAGATACATAGAAATTTAGAAGCTAAGAGTAGTAATTAATTTCTTGATATGGCTAAAATTCCAGTGATCTAGCAAGAGGTGTCCAATCCATCTCTGAAAGCTATGTTTTATTATCTCTGCCTCTATTTAATTATTCTGGAGGCCATGATGAAGGTTATAGTTGCTGATCCACTTATCTCCATATATTTGTTTCAACCACTATGAAATAGACAGAACATGATTAAAGAATGCAGCAATTGAATTGACGATTTGTACACGAAATATGCCACTTCCCCTAAATTAGAGCAGCAAGAAGCAATTAGTTTTTCACAAGGTCCTAGGATTGAATCCCGCCTTCGTcacttaccctttgcaaaaaaaGAAGCAATTAGTTAGTCTAGTATAAAAAACAAAATAATGGGAAGATTTAGAAGAATCAACAAGTTATGTTGGTCAAATTACTACAACCTAGTGCAGGGTATCAGATGTTATTAATTATAAGGTTGACCAGTAAGCCCTTTTCATTTAGAAGAGATAAGTTGAGAGCCTAAGGGAGTGAcaatccttttctttcttctttttccttactCTATTGAAGGGAAATCTTGCTTGCTATTTGAGCTACAGAAACATACGTTTCCTTTTCTCTGTCTCCTCTCCTTTTCTTGCATCTGAATTTGCTCCTTGTTGTGCCCCGTAAGCATTGAACTAAAGATTTGTCATGTAGCCACAAAAGATCTTTTCTATCGTGGTACAAACTATTCTAAGACATATTATCTTGTTCAGTGAAAGGAAATTGGATCATTACTCCAATATGTTCAAGATGAGCATTTGGTTATTTTCTTTGAACTTTTCTTGTATCGGATTATGAGAAGATACCATATCACCCCGTTGAGTAAGGGTTGCCGCTATGGAATTTGGCAATGACATGTGATGCCCTTGTGCTTGCATGGTTC of the Musa acuminata AAA Group cultivar baxijiao chromosome BXJ2-10, Cavendish_Baxijiao_AAA, whole genome shotgun sequence genome contains:
- the LOC135624653 gene encoding non-specific phospholipase C6-like; this translates as MQGSEHQLRVLLFLIVASLLHHPCCSDAARRPIKSVVVLVLENRSFDHMLGWMKQSINPSIDGLTGRECNPHSTDDPKSQLICVSDDAQFVDPDPGHSFEDVVQQVFGSGAVPSMSGFVQQALTISRNLSSTVMKGFNPESVPVFAALVQEFAVFDRWFSSIPGPTQPNRLFVYSATSHGAIRHDKFNLLLGYPQKTIFDSLQEDGLDFGIYFKNIPTTLFYRNLRRLKYISKFHFFSTFKDHARRGKLPSLSVIEPRYFDLLEHPADDDHPSHDVANGQKLVKEVYEALRSSPQWNESLLIITYDEHGGFYDHVATPYEGVPNPDGIMGPDPFFFKFDRLGVRIPTIMVSPWIKKGTVMSRPHGPSSTSEFEHSSIPATIKKLFKLKSDFLTKRDAWAGTFEDIVGHLTSPRTDCPEVLPDVPPLRNIDAKEDRLLSEFQRELAELAAVLNGDYFLSSFSHETSKQMKVREASAYVNGAVSRFLEAGKQAMRLGADGSAIVNMRSSLTRTTRSP
- the LOC135625860 gene encoding uncharacterized protein LOC135625860; the encoded protein is MADWGPVFMAVILFVLLTPGLVFQAPGKSRLIEFGNLQTSGISIVVHSIIYFALVAVFLLAVHVHMYIGH